From Triticum aestivum cultivar Chinese Spring chromosome 4A, IWGSC CS RefSeq v2.1, whole genome shotgun sequence, a single genomic window includes:
- the LOC123085243 gene encoding metal tolerance protein 4, with translation MEANGRGGDNDAARAPLLAGRRWNSVGSMRGEFVSRLPKKVLDAVDPERPSHVDFSRSKGLLEGEKEYYEKQFATLRSFEEVDSIEESNVISEEEELMEQRQSEFAMKISNYANVVLLALKIYATVKSGSIAIAASTLDSLLDLMAGGILWFTHLSMKSINVYKYPIGKLRVQPVGIIIFAAVMATLGFQVFLQAVEKLVVNVTPDKLSPPQLMWLYSIMIFATVVKLALWFYCRTSGNNIVRAYAKDHYFDVVTNVVGLAAAVLGDMFYWWIDPVGAIVLAVYTITNWSGTVWENAVSLVGESAPPEMLQKLTYLAIRHDPQIKRVDTVRAYTFGVLYFVEVDIELPEDLPLKEAHAIGESLQIKIEELPEVERAFVHLDFECDHKPEHSILSKLPSSQP, from the exons ATGGAGGCGAACGGGCGCGGCGGGGACAATGACGCCGCGCGGGCGCCGCTCCTGGCGGGGCGGCGGTGGAACTCGGTGGGGTCGATGCGCGGGGAGTTCGTGTCGCggctccccaagaaggtgctcgacGCCGTCGACCCGGAGAGGCCCTCCCACGTCGACTTCTCCCGCTCCAAGGGCCTCCTGGAAG GAGAGAAAGAATACTACGAGAAACAATTTGCCACCTTGAGATCCTTTGAGGAAGTTGACTCTATAGAAGAATCCAATGTAATAAGTGAAGAAGAGGAGCTCATGGAGCAAAGGCAGAGTGAATTTGCTATGAAGATATCAAATTATGCAAATGTTGTTCTCTTGGCATTGAAG ATATATGCCACAGTTAAAAGTGGGTCAATTGCTATTGCTGCATCAACACTTGATTCATTGCTCGACCTCATGGCTGGTGGTATCCTTTGGTTCACACATCTCTCAATGAAGAGCATCAACGTCTACAAGTATCCCATTGGTAAATTGAGGGTACAACCAGTAGGCATTATCATCTTCGCAGCTGTTATGGCTACTTTAG GATTCCAAGTATTTCTTCAAGCAGTTGAAAAGCTGGTAGTGAACGTGACTCCAGATAAATTGTCCCCACCACAACTCATGTGGCTATATTCAATCATGATCTTTGCAACAGTAGTTAAGCTAGCCCTGTGGTTCTACTGCCGGACCTCTGGTAACAACATAGTCCGCGCCTATGCTAAG GATCATTATTTTGATGTGGTCACGAATGTCGTTGGTTTGGCTGCTGCTGTTCTCGGTGACATGTTTTACTGGTGGATTGACCCAGTTGGTGCAATCGTCCTTGCAGTCTATACAATTACAAACTGGTCTGGAACAGTGTGGGAAAATGCAG TATCGCTAGTAGGTGAATCAGCTCCCCCAGAAATGCTGCAGAAGTTGACATACCTAGCTATCAGACATGACCCTCAAATTAAGCGTGTTGATACAGTTCGGGCATACACCTTTGGGGTGCTTTACTTTGTGGAG GTCGATATTGAGCTCCCGGAGGACTTGCCACTCAAGGAGGCGCATGCCATTGGAGAATCACTCCAGATAAAGATCGAGGAACTTCCAGAAGTCGAGCGGGCATTCGTTCACCTTGATTTCGAGTGTGACCACAAGCCAGAGCACTCGATCCTCAGCAAGCTTCCTAGCAGCCAGCCTTGA